The Shewanella mangrovisoli genome has a window encoding:
- a CDS encoding sigma-54 dependent transcriptional regulator: MMQTDQRILLVGTPSERLNRLCCIFEFLGEQIEIVAIGKLSTSLQDTRYRALVISTETVSVDELKSIANQYPWQPILSFGNVGELQAANILGQIEEPLNYPQLTELLHFCQVYGQVKRPQVPTSANQTKLFRSLVGRSEGIANVRHLISQVATSDATVLVLGQSGTGKEVVARNIHYLSERRDGPFIPVNCGAIPPELLESELFGHEKGSFTGAISSRKGRFELAEGGTLFLDEIGDMPLQMQVKLLRVLQERVFERVGGTKTINADVRVVAATHRDLESMITGNEFREDLYYRLNVFPIEMPALSDRKDDVPLLLQELVSRVYNEGRGKVRFTQRAIESLKEHAWSGNVRELSNLVERLTILYPGGLVDVNDLPIKYRHIDVPEYSIELSEEQQERDALASIFTSEEPVEIPETRFPSELPPEGVNLKDLLAELEIDMIRQALEQQDNVVARAAEMLGIRRTTLVEKMRKYGMTKE; the protein is encoded by the coding sequence ATGATGCAAACAGATCAACGAATTTTACTTGTCGGAACCCCATCAGAGCGATTAAATCGCCTGTGTTGCATTTTTGAATTTTTGGGCGAGCAAATCGAGATTGTCGCCATCGGAAAATTAAGCACTAGCCTCCAAGATACCCGTTATCGCGCTTTGGTGATCAGCACAGAGACTGTGTCCGTTGACGAATTAAAGTCGATCGCGAATCAGTATCCTTGGCAACCTATCTTGTCCTTTGGCAATGTGGGCGAGTTACAGGCTGCAAATATCCTAGGTCAAATCGAAGAGCCATTAAACTATCCGCAACTCACTGAGCTGCTGCATTTTTGCCAAGTGTATGGCCAGGTTAAACGTCCACAAGTCCCAACGAGTGCAAATCAAACCAAATTATTCCGGAGTTTAGTGGGCCGCAGTGAAGGCATTGCTAATGTTCGTCATTTGATCAGTCAGGTTGCGACGTCTGATGCGACGGTGTTAGTGCTCGGGCAGTCGGGCACGGGTAAGGAAGTGGTTGCTCGTAATATCCATTACTTGTCTGAACGTCGTGATGGTCCCTTTATTCCGGTTAACTGTGGTGCGATTCCGCCAGAACTACTCGAAAGCGAATTGTTCGGTCATGAGAAGGGCTCTTTTACGGGCGCCATTAGCTCGCGTAAGGGGCGTTTCGAGCTTGCCGAAGGTGGCACACTGTTTCTCGATGAAATCGGTGATATGCCTTTGCAGATGCAGGTCAAGTTACTGCGCGTGTTGCAAGAGCGTGTCTTTGAGCGTGTCGGCGGCACTAAGACTATCAATGCCGATGTGCGTGTAGTTGCTGCGACTCACAGAGATCTTGAAAGCATGATCACGGGTAATGAGTTCCGTGAGGATCTGTATTATCGTCTCAACGTCTTTCCAATCGAAATGCCGGCATTAAGCGACCGTAAAGATGACGTTCCCTTACTGTTGCAAGAGCTGGTAAGCCGAGTCTATAACGAAGGCCGTGGCAAAGTTCGCTTTACTCAACGTGCGATTGAATCGTTAAAAGAACACGCTTGGTCGGGTAACGTGCGTGAACTGTCTAACCTTGTCGAGCGCTTAACGATTTTATATCCGGGCGGGTTAGTCGATGTGAATGACTTGCCTATCAAGTATCGTCATATCGATGTGCCTGAATACAGTATCGAGCTCAGTGAAGAACAACAGGAACGTGATGCGCTGGCGTCCATTTTCACCAGTGAAGAGCCGGTTGAAATCCCTGAAACCCGTTTCCCGAGCGAGTTACCGCCGGAAGGGGTTAACCTTAAGGATCTGTTGGCTGAGCTTGAAATCGACATGATACGCCAAGCGTTAGAGCAACAGGATAACGTGGTTGCACGTGCCGCCGAGATGCTCGGTATTCGCCGCACGACCTTAGTTGAGAAAATGCGTAAGTACGGAATGACGAAAGAATAG
- a CDS encoding flagellin produces the protein MAITVNTNVTSMKAQKNLNSSGNALATSMERLSSGLRINSAKDDAAGLAISNRLNSQVRGLEVGMRNANDGISVAQVAEGAMQEQTNMLQRMRDLSVQSVNGANSTSDREALQAELDQLVSEITAISSSTAFGDTKLLSGGFTAKSFQVGHQEGENISISISATDATTLGISGLALSTDVGASTAIGAIDAALKLIDTQRATLGAVQNRLAHNISNSANTQANVADAKSRIVDVDFAKETAQMTKNQVLQQTGSSMLAQANQLPQVALSLLG, from the coding sequence ATGGCTATTACCGTTAATACTAACGTGACTTCGATGAAGGCACAGAAAAATTTAAATAGCTCTGGTAATGCGTTAGCTACATCAATGGAAAGATTATCCAGTGGCTTGCGTATTAACAGTGCTAAAGATGACGCCGCTGGTTTAGCGATTTCTAACCGCTTAAATAGCCAAGTTCGAGGCTTAGAAGTCGGTATGCGAAATGCAAATGATGGTATTTCTGTTGCACAAGTTGCAGAAGGTGCAATGCAAGAGCAAACCAACATGTTACAGCGTATGCGTGATTTATCTGTTCAGTCAGTTAACGGTGCTAACTCCACCAGTGACAGGGAAGCGTTACAGGCGGAATTAGACCAATTAGTCTCTGAAATTACAGCAATTTCATCTTCAACGGCATTTGGTGATACTAAACTGCTCAGTGGTGGTTTTACAGCTAAGAGCTTCCAAGTTGGCCATCAAGAAGGCGAAAATATTTCAATTTCAATTTCTGCAACAGATGCCACCACTCTTGGGATTAGTGGCCTTGCATTATCTACTGATGTAGGTGCATCAACTGCGATTGGAGCAATTGATGCGGCATTGAAGCTGATCGATACACAACGTGCGACTCTCGGTGCTGTTCAAAACCGTCTAGCACATAACATCAGCAACAGTGCGAACACTCAAGCGAACGTGGCCGATGCGAAGAGCCGTATTGTGGATGTCGATTTTGCGAAAGAAACAGCCCAAATGACTAAAAATCAGGTGCTACAGCAAACTGGTAGTTCAATGTTGGCGCAAGCGAATCAGCTGCCGCAAGTTGCATTATCTCTGTTGGGTTAA
- the flgL gene encoding flagellar hook-associated protein FlgL, translated as MRLSSAQLFNQSISSVLQKQTATSKILDQLSSGKKVNTSGDDPVAALGIDNLNQRNALVDQFMKNIDYANNRLAVTESKLGSAEDLTASIREQVMRAVNGTLSDSERQMIADEMKDSLEELLSIANSKDESGNYLFSGYSTDKQPFAFDNSTPPKIVYSGDSGVRDSLVQSGVALGTNVPGDHAFMKAPNGLGDYSVNYLASQQGGFNVDTAKIADQATYVADTYTFNFSDNGAGGVNLQVLDSANNPVANVANFDATNPVSFNGIEVKIDGKPSAGDSFSMEPQAEVSIFDTISNAIALIEDPNSANTPQGQAKLAQILNNIDSGVNQISSARSVAGNNLKVVERYKDTHTEEKVVNTSALSLLEDLDYASAITEFEKQQLALNAVSNVFSKVGSVSLFDFI; from the coding sequence ATGAGACTATCAAGTGCGCAGCTCTTTAATCAAAGCATTAGTAGTGTGCTGCAAAAACAAACGGCTACGAGCAAGATTCTGGATCAGCTCAGCAGTGGTAAAAAGGTCAATACCTCAGGGGATGATCCGGTTGCGGCTTTAGGTATCGATAACCTGAATCAACGCAATGCCTTAGTCGATCAATTTATGAAGAATATCGACTATGCCAATAATCGTCTCGCAGTCACTGAGAGTAAGTTAGGCAGCGCCGAAGATTTAACGGCATCAATCCGTGAACAAGTGATGCGCGCCGTGAACGGCACCTTATCCGACTCAGAGCGGCAAATGATTGCCGATGAGATGAAAGATAGCCTCGAAGAGTTGCTTTCTATTGCCAATAGCAAGGATGAATCAGGTAATTATCTGTTTTCAGGATATAGCACAGACAAACAACCCTTTGCTTTTGATAATTCAACGCCGCCAAAGATCGTTTACAGCGGTGATTCTGGCGTGCGTGATAGCTTAGTTCAGTCCGGTGTGGCCCTTGGCACCAATGTTCCAGGTGATCATGCCTTTATGAAAGCGCCTAATGGGCTTGGTGATTATAGCGTCAATTATTTGGCCAGCCAGCAAGGTGGATTTAATGTTGATACGGCCAAAATAGCCGATCAGGCTACTTATGTTGCTGATACTTATACCTTTAATTTCTCTGATAATGGTGCTGGCGGTGTCAATCTGCAGGTACTTGATTCTGCGAACAATCCTGTTGCAAACGTAGCTAACTTCGATGCCACTAACCCTGTGAGTTTCAATGGTATTGAAGTGAAGATCGACGGTAAACCCAGTGCTGGCGATAGTTTCAGCATGGAGCCACAGGCCGAAGTTAGTATTTTCGATACGATCAGTAATGCGATCGCTTTGATCGAAGATCCCAATTCTGCAAATACACCCCAAGGTCAAGCGAAGTTGGCACAGATATTGAATAATATCGACAGTGGCGTCAATCAGATCAGTTCAGCCAGAAGTGTGGCGGGGAATAATCTGAAAGTCGTCGAGCGTTACAAGGATACTCATACAGAAGAGAAAGTGGTGAATACTTCGGCGCTTTCACTGCTGGAAGATCTGGATTATGCGTCAGCGATTACGGAATTTGAAAAGCAGCAGCTTGCATTGAACGCAGTCTCTAACGTGTTTAGTAAGGTGGGTTCTGTTTCCCTGTTTGACTTTATTTAA
- a CDS encoding flagellar protein FlaG, translating to MDINIASLPTMVHNRTDTPQAPVKEPVVGEVEVKDRSIASVVEQVSEQKTSDNEQDPSKLTQVATELSDMMSMMRKGLSFKVDENSGQAVVTVLDKDTGDVIRQMPSEEALALAEKLSEVTGLLMKTEA from the coding sequence ATGGACATCAATATAGCAAGTTTACCTACTATGGTTCACAATAGAACCGATACTCCACAAGCACCTGTGAAGGAGCCTGTAGTAGGTGAGGTTGAAGTAAAGGATAGGAGTATTGCTTCTGTTGTTGAGCAAGTTTCGGAGCAAAAAACATCTGATAATGAACAAGATCCGAGTAAACTTACACAAGTTGCGACAGAGTTGTCGGATATGATGTCTATGATGCGAAAAGGGCTCTCATTTAAAGTTGATGAAAATTCGGGTCAAGCAGTCGTGACTGTTTTAGACAAAGATACTGGAGATGTGATCAGACAAATGCCTAGCGAAGAAGCATTGGCGCTTGCAGAGAAACTATCGGAAGTAACAGGTTTATTGATGAAAACTGAAGCTTAG
- a CDS encoding flagellin, translating to MAITVNTNVTSMKAQKNLNASGNALATSMERLSSGLRINSAKDDAAGLAISNRLDSQVRGLSVGMRNANDGISVAQIAEGAMQEQTNMLQRMRDLTVQAVNGANSTSDRDAIQAEIDQLALEITAISNTTAFGDTKLLSGGFTGKSFQVGHQEGENISISISGTDAATLSVDALLVSSDAVASTATGLIDAAIKTIDTQRAKLGATQNRLAHNISNSANTQANVADAKSRIVDVDFAKETSQMTKNQVLQQTGSAMLAQANQLPQVALSLL from the coding sequence ATGGCAATTACAGTAAACACAAACGTGACTTCAATGAAGGCACAGAAGAACTTGAATGCATCGGGTAATGCTTTGGCAACCTCAATGGAGCGTTTGTCGAGCGGTTTGCGTATCAATAGCGCGAAAGACGACGCTGCAGGCTTGGCGATTTCTAACCGTTTAGACAGTCAAGTGCGTGGTTTATCTGTTGGTATGCGTAATGCGAACGATGGTATTTCAGTAGCACAAATCGCAGAAGGCGCGATGCAAGAGCAGACCAACATGTTACAGCGTATGCGTGACCTGACGGTTCAAGCGGTAAACGGTGCAAACTCTACTAGTGACCGTGATGCAATTCAGGCTGAGATTGACCAATTAGCATTAGAAATCACCGCAATTTCTAACACCACTGCATTCGGTGATACTAAGTTACTGAGCGGTGGCTTTACAGGTAAGAGCTTCCAAGTTGGCCACCAAGAAGGCGAGAATATCTCTATCTCGATTTCGGGAACTGATGCAGCAACATTAAGCGTGGATGCATTACTTGTTTCTTCTGACGCAGTAGCTTCCACCGCAACGGGTTTAATTGACGCCGCAATTAAGACTATCGACACCCAGCGCGCGAAGTTAGGTGCAACACAAAACCGTTTAGCCCATAACATTAGCAACAGTGCTAACACTCAAGCTAACGTAGCCGATGCGAAGAGTCGTATTGTGGATGTGGACTTTGCGAAAGAGACATCGCAAATGACGAAGAACCAAGTATTGCAACAAACAGGTTCAGCAATGCTGGCGCAAGCGAACCAGCTGCCTCAAGTGGCGTTATCTCTACTTTAA
- a CDS encoding flagellin yields MAITVNTNVTSMKAQKNLNASGNALATSMERLSSGLRINSAKDDAAGLAISNRLDSQVRGLSVGMRNANDGISVAQIAEGAMQEQTNMLQRMRDLSVQAVNGANSTSDRDALQAEIDQLALEITAISNTTAFGDTKLLTSAFNAKNFQVGHQEGENISISISATDASSLGVNALALSTDILASTATGAIDDAIKAIDTQRAKLGATQNRLAHNISNSANTQANVADAKSRIVDVDFAKETSQMTKNQVLQQTGSAMLAQANQLPQVALSLL; encoded by the coding sequence ATGGCAATTACAGTAAACACAAACGTGACTTCAATGAAGGCACAGAAGAACTTGAATGCATCGGGTAATGCTTTGGCAACCTCAATGGAGCGTTTGTCGAGCGGTTTGCGTATCAATAGCGCGAAAGACGACGCTGCAGGCTTGGCGATTTCTAACCGTTTAGACAGTCAAGTACGTGGTTTATCTGTTGGTATGCGTAATGCGAACGATGGTATTTCAGTAGCACAAATCGCAGAAGGCGCGATGCAAGAGCAGACCAACATGTTACAGCGTATGCGCGATCTGTCGGTTCAAGCAGTAAACGGTGCAAACTCCACTAGTGACCGTGATGCATTGCAAGCTGAGATTGACCAATTAGCATTAGAAATCACCGCAATTTCTAACACCACTGCATTCGGTGATACTAAGTTGCTAACAAGTGCTTTCAACGCGAAAAACTTTCAAGTAGGCCACCAAGAAGGCGAGAATATCTCTATCTCGATTTCTGCTACAGATGCATCAAGTTTGGGTGTTAATGCTTTAGCATTATCAACTGACATATTAGCTTCTACTGCAACAGGTGCGATTGATGATGCAATTAAAGCGATTGACACCCAGCGCGCGAAGTTAGGTGCAACACAAAACCGTTTAGCTCATAACATTAGCAACAGTGCTAACACTCAAGCTAACGTAGCCGATGCGAAGAGTCGTATTGTGGATGTGGACTTTGCGAAAGAGACATCGCAAATGACGAAGAACCAAGTATTGCAACAAACTGGTTCAGCAATGCTGGCGCAAGCGAACCAGTTACCTCAAGTTGCCTTGTCATTACTGTAA
- the fliS gene encoding flagellar export chaperone FliS, whose protein sequence is MRGSLQSYRKVSLDSEIGVASPHRIIQLMFAGALQRLAQSRYAIEQNDLASKGIYISKAVGIITGLNSSLNMEAGGQIAKNLSDLYDFMLRKITEANLNNDVKAIDDVCDILRTIKEGWDAIPADKHNMSSHSEAR, encoded by the coding sequence ATGAGAGGGTCACTGCAATCATATCGGAAGGTTTCATTAGACAGTGAGATTGGAGTTGCATCACCACATCGTATTATTCAATTGATGTTTGCAGGTGCACTGCAGCGCCTAGCGCAAAGTCGTTATGCTATAGAACAAAATGATTTAGCGAGTAAAGGTATTTATATCAGCAAGGCTGTTGGTATTATTACAGGATTAAATAGCAGTCTAAACATGGAAGCGGGGGGGCAAATTGCTAAGAATCTTAGCGATCTTTACGATTTCATGCTGCGAAAAATCACTGAAGCTAACCTCAATAATGACGTAAAAGCGATTGATGATGTGTGCGATATTTTACGCACTATCAAAGAGGGCTGGGATGCCATTCCTGCCGATAAACACAATATGTCTTCGCATTCAGAAGCTCGTTAA
- a CDS encoding flagella biosynthesis chaperone for FliD, FliT, giving the protein MEQLDELNSELLETLQLLEKIAAEDEASDDLVSKLLEQVERRQVLLNTLAVEPTEECRVYLEKQFDLTNELIEKSKIVQSERQVLLQMANRNKRQINVYKAIDLDR; this is encoded by the coding sequence GTGGAACAGCTAGATGAACTAAATTCTGAATTATTGGAAACACTTCAGCTGCTGGAAAAAATTGCTGCCGAAGATGAGGCCTCGGATGATTTGGTATCAAAATTGCTTGAGCAAGTTGAGCGACGTCAGGTTTTGCTTAATACACTCGCAGTCGAACCGACAGAAGAATGTCGAGTTTATCTAGAGAAACAATTTGATTTAACTAATGAATTGATAGAAAAATCGAAAATTGTACAGTCAGAACGTCAAGTGTTGTTGCAAATGGCAAACCGAAATAAACGTCAAATTAATGTATACAAAGCAATAGATTTAGACAGGTAG
- a CDS encoding flagellin, translating to MAITVNTNVTSMKAQKNLNASGNALATSMERLSSGLRINSAKDDAAGLAISNRLDSQVRGLSVGMRNANDGISVAQIAEGAMQEQTNMLQRMRDLTVQAVNGANSTSDRDAIQAEIDQLALEITAISNTTAFGDTKLLSGGFTGKSFQVGHQEGENISISISGTDAATLSVDALLVSSDAVASTATGLIDAAIKTIDTQRAKLGATQNRLAHNISNSANTQANVADAKSRIVDVDFAKETSQMTKNQVLQQTGSAMLAQANQLPQVALSLL from the coding sequence ATGGCAATTACAGTAAACACAAACGTGACTTCAATGAAGGCACAGAAGAACTTGAATGCATCGGGTAATGCTTTGGCAACCTCAATGGAGCGTTTGTCGAGCGGTTTGCGTATCAATAGCGCGAAAGACGACGCTGCAGGCTTGGCGATTTCTAACCGTTTAGACAGTCAAGTACGTGGTTTATCTGTTGGTATGCGTAATGCGAACGATGGTATTTCAGTAGCACAAATCGCAGAAGGCGCGATGCAAGAGCAGACCAACATGTTACAGCGTATGCGTGACCTGACGGTTCAAGCGGTAAACGGTGCAAACTCTACTAGTGACCGTGATGCAATTCAGGCTGAGATTGACCAATTAGCATTAGAAATCACCGCAATTTCTAACACCACTGCATTCGGTGATACTAAGTTACTGAGCGGTGGCTTTACAGGTAAGAGCTTCCAAGTTGGCCACCAAGAAGGCGAGAATATCTCTATCTCGATTTCGGGAACTGATGCAGCAACATTAAGCGTGGATGCATTACTTGTTTCTTCTGACGCAGTAGCTTCCACCGCAACGGGTTTAATTGACGCCGCAATTAAGACTATCGACACCCAGCGCGCGAAGTTAGGTGCAACACAAAACCGTTTAGCCCATAACATTAGCAACAGTGCTAACACTCAAGCTAACGTAGCCGATGCGAAGAGTCGTATTGTGGATGTGGACTTTGCGAAAGAGACATCGCAAATGACGAAGAACCAAGTATTGCAACAAACAGGTTCAGCAATGCTGGCGCAAGCGAACCAGCTGCCTCAAGTGGCGTTATCTCTACTTTAA
- the fliD gene encoding flagellar filament capping protein FliD — protein MALTATGMGSGLDISNIVTVLVNAEKTPKEAIFNKTEDTIKAKVSAIGTLKSELSKFQDALKKLQSGDALNQRKVTTGDSKFINVTADKTAKPGSYGIKVEQLAVNHKVAGTNVADRTLGVGEGTLDFAINGSSFSVSVAATDSLDEIAKKVNEASGNDAVTATVITSDAGSRLVFSSNKTGEDNQISVTANDTSGTGLNDMFGASNLSTLQAAKNAIVYIDDQKVTSQSNEVKGAITGVTINLTDADVTKTSTLKIEQDNDAVKENVKAFVDAFNSLNTAIDKMSSYDKDKKTASALQGDSMIRSIESQLRNMISERVSTDTGDIALYDIGIKTDKYGKLSIDDTKLDKMISEDMSSIESLFATKDTGLANRLDKLANSYVKSDGLIASRQNAYTNQQKRLDEQREAFSLKMEQLTARLTKQFNKMDLVVGSLNQQSSGLADRLNSLPGVIAK, from the coding sequence ATGGCATTAACGGCTACAGGCATGGGTTCAGGCCTTGATATCAGCAATATCGTAACGGTATTAGTTAATGCCGAAAAAACCCCTAAAGAAGCCATCTTTAACAAAACTGAAGATACAATTAAAGCTAAAGTTTCTGCTATTGGAACACTAAAAAGTGAATTATCTAAATTTCAAGATGCGCTTAAGAAACTCCAATCTGGTGATGCACTAAACCAGCGTAAAGTTACAACAGGTGATAGTAAGTTTATCAATGTGACAGCTGATAAAACGGCCAAACCAGGCTCTTATGGAATTAAAGTTGAGCAATTAGCTGTTAATCATAAAGTTGCTGGAACAAACGTTGCGGACCGAACTCTGGGCGTAGGTGAAGGGACATTAGATTTTGCTATCAATGGTAGCTCATTCTCAGTGTCTGTAGCTGCAACAGACTCTCTCGATGAAATCGCTAAAAAGGTGAATGAGGCATCTGGAAATGATGCTGTTACCGCAACAGTCATTACCAGTGATGCGGGTAGCCGTCTTGTGTTTAGTTCAAATAAGACTGGTGAAGATAATCAAATTAGTGTTACCGCAAATGACACCTCCGGGACTGGCTTAAATGATATGTTTGGAGCCAGCAATTTATCGACGTTACAAGCCGCTAAGAATGCAATTGTTTATATTGATGATCAGAAAGTCACTTCACAAAGCAATGAAGTAAAAGGGGCTATAACTGGTGTTACGATCAATTTAACAGATGCTGATGTAACAAAAACATCAACACTGAAAATTGAGCAAGACAATGATGCTGTTAAAGAAAATGTCAAAGCCTTCGTCGATGCTTTCAACAGTTTAAATACTGCAATTGATAAAATGTCCTCATACGATAAAGATAAAAAAACGGCATCAGCTTTACAGGGCGATTCAATGATCCGGTCGATTGAGTCGCAATTACGTAATATGATCAGCGAACGAGTGAGTACCGACACTGGCGATATTGCTTTATATGACATCGGTATCAAGACAGATAAATATGGTAAGTTATCTATTGATGATACAAAACTCGATAAAATGATTTCTGAAGATATGTCGAGTATAGAGTCGTTGTTTGCAACTAAAGATACGGGCTTAGCAAATAGGTTAGATAAATTAGCGAATAGTTATGTAAAGAGTGATGGTTTAATCGCGAGTCGTCAAAATGCTTATACTAATCAACAGAAGCGTCTTGATGAACAAAGGGAAGCGTTTTCTCTTAAGATGGAGCAGCTAACTGCTAGATTAACAAAACAGTTCAACAAAATGGATTTAGTTGTTGGAAGCCTCAATCAGCAGAGCTCTGGTTTAGCCGATAGATTAAATTCACTTCCAGGAGTGATTGCTAAATAG
- the flgK gene encoding flagellar hook-associated protein FlgK, whose translation MAIDLLNIARTGVLASQSQLGVTSNNIANANTAGYHRQVATQTTLESQRLGNSFYGTGTYVSDVKRIYNDYAARELRIGQTTLSAAEASYGKLSELDQVFSQIGKVVPQSLNDLFSGLNSLADLPADLGIRSSTLNDAKQLANSLNQMQSTLNGQLSQTNDQITGMTKRINEISTELANLNLELMKSPNQDAMLLDKQDALVQELSQYAQVNVIPLENGAKSIMLGGSIMLVSGEVAMSMNTATGDPFPNELQLMSTIGSQSVKADPSKLGGQLGALFEYREQTLVPASLELDQLALGVADNFNKLQAQGFDLNGQVGGNIFKDINDPLMSLGRVGGLSGNTGNATLGVNIDDTSALSGGSYELSFTAPATYELRDTQTGAITPLTLNGTKLEGGAGFSIDIKAGAMASGDRFAIRPTAGAANGIEVVMTDPKGIAAAAPKITPDAANSGSTQVKVTQITNRNAANFPTTGSELTIQLDTTAVPPTFEAFDANGTSLGAPAAYTPPSISAFGFTFEVDSSAAAAGDKFTFDLSFAEGDNTNALAMAKLSETKVMNGGKSTLADVFEQTKQDIGSQTKAASVRVDSAEAIYQQAYARVESESGVNLDEEAANLMRFQQAYQASARIMSTAQQIFDTLLTSVR comes from the coding sequence ATGGCTATCGATCTATTAAATATCGCCCGTACCGGCGTGCTTGCTTCCCAGTCGCAATTGGGGGTGACCAGTAATAACATCGCCAACGCCAACACCGCGGGTTATCACAGACAAGTGGCGACACAAACCACCTTAGAGTCTCAACGTCTTGGCAATAGTTTCTATGGCACAGGTACTTATGTTTCTGACGTTAAACGTATTTATAACGACTACGCCGCGCGTGAATTACGTATTGGCCAAACCACGCTGAGCGCTGCTGAAGCGAGCTATGGCAAGTTGAGCGAACTTGACCAAGTCTTCTCGCAAATCGGCAAAGTGGTGCCGCAGAGTTTGAACGATCTGTTTTCTGGCCTTAACAGTCTAGCGGACTTACCTGCTGATTTAGGTATTCGCAGTTCGACCCTAAACGATGCCAAACAATTGGCAAACAGTTTGAATCAGATGCAGTCGACGCTAAATGGGCAACTCAGTCAAACCAATGATCAAATCACTGGCATGACTAAGCGTATCAATGAGATCAGCACTGAACTTGCCAATCTTAACCTCGAGTTGATGAAATCACCCAACCAAGACGCCATGTTACTGGACAAACAAGATGCGCTGGTGCAGGAGCTGAGTCAGTACGCGCAGGTAAATGTGATCCCCTTAGAAAATGGCGCCAAGAGCATTATGCTCGGCGGCTCGATTATGTTGGTTTCGGGCGAAGTCGCTATGTCAATGAATACCGCGACAGGCGATCCATTCCCCAACGAATTACAGTTGATGTCGACAATTGGATCGCAGAGTGTAAAGGCTGATCCGAGTAAGTTAGGTGGCCAGCTCGGTGCACTATTTGAGTATCGTGAGCAAACTTTAGTGCCTGCGAGTTTAGAACTCGACCAACTGGCCCTCGGGGTTGCCGATAACTTTAACAAGTTGCAGGCCCAAGGATTCGACCTTAACGGCCAAGTGGGCGGCAATATCTTTAAGGATATCAACGATCCTTTGATGTCTCTGGGTCGTGTTGGCGGATTATCAGGTAACACTGGCAATGCAACCTTAGGTGTCAATATTGACGATACCAGCGCCTTATCGGGAGGCTCATACGAGCTGTCTTTTACAGCGCCAGCCACCTATGAACTCAGAGATACACAAACTGGTGCGATTACGCCACTGACTTTAAACGGCACTAAGCTCGAAGGCGGCGCGGGATTCTCGATTGATATCAAAGCCGGAGCCATGGCTTCGGGTGACCGATTTGCTATTCGCCCCACAGCAGGTGCGGCGAATGGTATTGAAGTAGTGATGACAGATCCGAAAGGCATTGCCGCGGCTGCGCCCAAAATCACCCCTGATGCGGCAAACTCAGGCAGTACTCAAGTGAAGGTAACGCAAATTACCAACCGTAATGCGGCAAACTTCCCGACAACAGGTAGCGAACTGACGATTCAATTAGATACCACTGCCGTGCCGCCAACCTTTGAAGCCTTCGATGCCAATGGCACATCCCTTGGCGCGCCAGCGGCGTACACACCACCGAGCATTAGTGCGTTTGGCTTTACCTTTGAAGTCGATAGCAGTGCGGCGGCCGCGGGTGACAAGTTTACCTTCGATTTATCCTTTGCCGAAGGGGATAACACTAACGCCTTGGCAATGGCCAAACTTAGCGAAACCAAAGTGATGAATGGCGGTAAATCAACGCTTGCCGATGTGTTTGAACAGACTAAGCAAGATATTGGTAGTCAAACCAAGGCGGCAAGCGTGCGAGTCGATTCCGCAGAGGCCATTTATCAACAAGCTTATGCAAGAGTCGAGAGCGAATCGGGCGTGAACTTAGATGAAGAAGCGGCCAACCTGATGCGTTTCCAACAGGCCTACCAAGCGTCTGCGCGGATCATGTCAACCGCCCAGCAAATTTTTGACACCCTACTGACCTCAGTGCGTTAG